In the Micromonospora narathiwatensis genome, one interval contains:
- a CDS encoding isocitrate lyase/PEP mutase family protein, translating to MTELSRRAATLRALHRPGDPLILPNAWDAGSARAVAAAGFPAVATSSGAVAEALGHADNEATPVDEMFAAVARIAAAVPVPVTADLERGYGLGPAELVDRLLATGAVGCNIEDSDPRTRELCDVEEQADLLAGVRAAARAAGVDLVLNARVDVHLRAYGPPEGRLAEAVRRARRYRAAGADCVYPIVLADRAAIRAVVAEVDAPVNVFARPGAPAVAELAALGVARISFGTGVYAAARARTVEMLAAIRSGGEVFPAGD from the coding sequence ATGACCGAGCTGAGCCGACGGGCCGCGACGCTGCGCGCGCTGCACCGCCCCGGAGATCCACTGATCCTGCCCAACGCCTGGGACGCCGGGTCGGCCCGGGCCGTGGCCGCCGCCGGCTTTCCGGCCGTCGCGACCAGCAGCGGCGCGGTCGCCGAGGCGCTCGGCCACGCCGACAACGAGGCCACCCCGGTGGACGAGATGTTCGCCGCGGTCGCCCGGATCGCCGCCGCCGTGCCCGTCCCGGTCACCGCCGACCTGGAACGGGGGTACGGGCTGGGCCCGGCCGAACTGGTCGACCGGCTGCTGGCCACCGGCGCGGTGGGGTGCAACATCGAGGACTCCGACCCGCGTACCCGGGAACTGTGCGACGTGGAGGAGCAGGCCGACCTGCTCGCCGGGGTACGCGCGGCGGCCCGGGCGGCCGGGGTGGACCTGGTGCTCAACGCCCGGGTGGACGTGCACCTGCGGGCGTACGGGCCGCCGGAGGGGCGGCTCGCCGAGGCGGTACGGCGGGCCCGCCGCTACCGGGCGGCCGGCGCGGACTGTGTCTACCCGATCGTGCTGGCCGACCGGGCGGCGATCCGGGCCGTGGTGGCCGAGGTGGACGCCCCGGTCAACGTGTTCGCCCGCCCCGGTGCGCCGGCCGTGGCCGAGCTGGCCGCCCTCGGGGTGGCCCGGATCAGCTTCGGCACCGGCGTGTACGCGGCCGCCCGCGCCCGTACCGTCGAGATGCTCGCCGCGATCCGGTCCGGCGGCGAGGTGTTTCCGGCCGGGGACTAG